In Rhododendron vialii isolate Sample 1 chromosome 9a, ASM3025357v1, the following are encoded in one genomic region:
- the LOC131301892 gene encoding homeobox-leucine zipper protein HOX3, which translates to MAVSPTTSTCLELTISMPGSAASHLPSSEQGAGQGVMRNLDINQVPSEEDCWTGVSVEIMDDYDDGNNKGGGPPRKKLRLTKEQSRLLEESFRQNHTLNPKQKEALAMQLKLRPRQVEVWFQNCRARSKLKQTEMECKYLKRWYGSLTEQNRRLQKEVEELRAMKVGPAAVISAHSCDPPLPASALSMCPRCERITATTDKGPTSWAAATATTTTKPPTMSSKVPPMMRHPRHPSAAC; encoded by the exons ATGGCAGTTTCACCTACAACCTCTACATGCTTAGAGCTAACAATATCCATGCCAGGCTCTGCCGCATCCCACCTTCCTTCCTCTG AACAAGGGGCTGGGCAGGGCGTGATGAGAAATTTGGACATAAATCAAGTGCCTTCAGAAGAAGATTGCTGGACGGGTGTAAGCGTGGAAATAATGGATGATTACGATGACGGAAACAACAAAGGCGGTGGACCTCCTCGGAAGAAACTCCGTCTCACCAAAGAACAGTCTCGTCTCCTTGAAGAGAGCTTCAGACAAAATCACACCTTGAATCCT AAGCAAAAGGAGGCATTGGCAATGCAATTAAAGCTTAGGCCCCGACAAGTGGAGGTGTGGTTTCAAAACTGTCGAGCaag GAGCAAGCTAAAGCAGACGGAAATGGAGTGCAAGTACTTGAAGAGATGGTACGGGTCCCTGACCGAGCAAAACCGACGGCTGCAAAAGGAGGTGGAAGAACTGAGGGCCATGAAGGTGGGCCCGGCCGCCGTGATCTCGGCCCACAGCTGCGACCCTCCGCTGCCGGCATCCGCCCTGTCCATGTGCCCCCGCTGCGAGCGGATCACGGCCACCACTGACAAGGGCCCGACCAGCTGGGCCGCCGCCAccgccacaacaacaacaaagccCCCGACGATGTCGTCTAAAGTGCCGCCCATGATGCGTCATCCCCGACATCCTTCGGCAGCTTGTTAA